The genomic region TACCGTCATATTGTTGAGATCGTAACTGAAAAGTTTATCCTTTACGTAGGTTCCTTCCCTCTGGGACATAAACGTTTTTACAGGTGTTTTGAGTTTTATATCCCACAGGCTATACCCCGTGTCCCTTATATCTTTAAAGAATCCAACAATGCCTGCGGTTCTTACCTTTGACTGGATTCTTAGGTACTCTGTTCCGTTTTTCGTTACCTTTGCGACATCACTTTCAGCGTTTGCCACGTGAAAGAAGAGCCAGTGGAGTGAATACTCCAACTTTTCACCGTCAAAGTTGTAGGATGTGCCGTTTTCGTTGTAGTTGTACACCGGTTTAAACTCCTTTTTTGCCTCTTTGCTAATAGATGAACATGGCATCGCCATAACTGTAAAAGCGATAGCCGTGTTTAACAGCCTCTTTGTAAGCATTTAGCACCTTCTCCCTGCCTGCAAATGCACATACAAGCATTAAAAGTGTAGATTTCGGTAGGTGAAAATTTGTAATGATTGCATCTACAACTTTAAAATTATAACCTGGATATATAAAAAGATTTGTGGAACCTTCAAGAACTTTTGCCTTTCCCTTTTCGTCAAAGCCACTTTCAAGTGTTCTTACAACGGTGGTGCCTACCGCTACTACTCTTCGCCCTTCTCTTTTTGCCCTTTCTACTTCTTCTGCCGTATCTTCAGGTATTTTAAAGCTTTCGTAGTGCATCTTATGCTTTTCAACTTCATCGACCTTAACAGGCTTGAACGTTCCGAGTCCTACATGGAGCGTTACTTCTTTAATAATGACGCCTTTATCCTTTAATTTCTTAAGGAGTTCCTGGGTGAAGTGAAGTCCTGCTGTAGGAGCTGCTACCGCTCCTTCCTCCTTTGCGAAGATGGTTTGATATTCTTCTCTATCTTTTTCCGTGTCCTCCCTTTCTATATAAGGGGGAAGTGGAACGTGGCCAATTTCGTATATTTTTTCAAGTGTCGGTTTTTTTGAGTGAAAGCGGATTATCCTTTTCCCTTCGTCTTCTATTTTAAGAATTTCACAGGATATTTCATCGTCAAATATCACTTTTTTCCCCGGTTTTAATCTTCTCCCCGGCTTTCCTATTGCTTCCCAGACATCCTTTTCTATCTGTCTTGTTAGAAATATTTCAACTTTTCCGCCGGTTGGGAACTTTCCTAAAAGCCTTGCAGGTATGACTTTTGTATTGTTGATAACAAGGACATCTTCCGGTTTTAGATAGTTTTCGATATCTCTGAAAATTTTGTGTTCTATCTCTCCGGTTTTCCTATTAAGCACTAAAAGTTTTGCACTGTCCCTCGGTTCTACCGGAAATTTTGCTATCAAATGTTCGGGAAGTTCGTAATCAAAAAGGGAGACTTTCATCGCCACCTCAGTATCTTTTTATCGGTTGGTAGAGGGTTGTTCTCTGAACGGGTGTAAAACCGGCATCTTTTATCAGTCTTATGATTTCGGAGAGGGGAATTCTGTA from Desulfurobacterium sp. TC5-1 harbors:
- the queA gene encoding tRNA preQ1(34) S-adenosylmethionine ribosyltransferase-isomerase QueA, with product MKVSLFDYELPEHLIAKFPVEPRDSAKLLVLNRKTGEIEHKIFRDIENYLKPEDVLVINNTKVIPARLLGKFPTGGKVEIFLTRQIEKDVWEAIGKPGRRLKPGKKVIFDDEISCEILKIEDEGKRIIRFHSKKPTLEKIYEIGHVPLPPYIEREDTEKDREEYQTIFAKEEGAVAAPTAGLHFTQELLKKLKDKGVIIKEVTLHVGLGTFKPVKVDEVEKHKMHYESFKIPEDTAEEVERAKREGRRVVAVGTTVVRTLESGFDEKGKAKVLEGSTNLFIYPGYNFKVVDAIITNFHLPKSTLLMLVCAFAGREKVLNAYKEAVKHGYRFYSYGDAMFIY
- a CDS encoding DUF3108 domain-containing protein, coding for MLTKRLLNTAIAFTVMAMPCSSISKEAKKEFKPVYNYNENGTSYNFDGEKLEYSLHWLFFHVANAESDVAKVTKNGTEYLRIQSKVRTAGIVGFFKDIRDTGYSLWDIKLKTPVKTFMSQREGTYVKDKLFSYDLNNMTVTVVKQKPGHDPTTKEYKIPSIPFEDLMTGIYFFRKHGIFEVGAHTDFPVFTGKKFIMTHVKVLGKEKVEVPAGTFETYKCSLSSEVTPKGVFKMKGDVYMWLTTDESHLPVKISGDITIGSVSAELEKYRKGGR